A genomic stretch from Microbacterium luteolum includes:
- a CDS encoding dipeptide ABC transporter ATP-binding protein yields the protein MSVLAANDLRISYAGREVVHGISFEIQEGETVALVGESGSGKSTTAHALLGLLPAGGRVDGGSVRLGDLDISGWSDRALRGIRGPAIGLVPQDPTTSLDPVRPIGAQVAEILRLHGHRDRRARRARVIELLDRVGIDDPDLRARQYPHELSGGMRQRVLIATAIALGPRLLIADEPTSALDATVQRKVLDLLDELRREEGTSILLVTHDLGVAADRAERLVVLKDGRIVEQGASADVLAAPADAYTKQLLADAPAFATGFRRPDAPPFLRDAAAVAAENPYAIVAEGLVKEFRVGGRERFRAVDDVSFRVRKGTTHALVGESGSGKTTTARLVTRFQQPDAGTIEVAGAGVTSASREQLRALRRRIQLVYQNPFASLDPRQQIVDIVAEPLRNFRQGSRSDQRARALALIDRVSLPADVARRTPQELSGGQRQRVAIARALAIDPEIVVLDEAVSALDVTVQARILELLTSLQAELGLTYLFISHDLAVVRRISHTVSVMRRGRIVEEGPTEELFHDPQHDYTRELLAAVPGRTEIPA from the coding sequence ATGAGCGTCCTCGCAGCGAACGATCTGCGGATCTCCTACGCCGGACGCGAGGTCGTCCACGGCATCTCCTTCGAGATCCAGGAGGGTGAGACGGTCGCGCTCGTCGGCGAGTCGGGTTCGGGCAAGTCCACCACCGCACACGCTCTGCTGGGCCTCCTGCCCGCCGGGGGACGCGTGGACGGCGGCAGCGTGCGGCTCGGCGACCTCGACATCTCCGGCTGGTCGGACCGTGCTCTGCGCGGCATCCGCGGGCCGGCGATCGGCCTCGTTCCGCAGGACCCGACGACCTCGCTCGACCCGGTGCGGCCGATCGGCGCACAGGTGGCGGAGATCCTGCGGCTGCACGGGCATCGGGATCGCCGGGCCCGCCGCGCCAGGGTCATCGAGCTGCTCGACCGCGTCGGCATCGACGACCCCGACCTCCGCGCCCGCCAGTACCCGCACGAGCTCTCGGGCGGGATGCGGCAGCGCGTGCTGATCGCCACCGCGATCGCGCTGGGCCCGCGGCTGCTGATCGCCGACGAGCCCACGAGCGCGCTCGACGCCACCGTGCAGCGCAAGGTGCTCGACCTGCTCGACGAGCTGCGCCGCGAGGAGGGCACCAGCATCCTCCTCGTGACGCACGACCTCGGCGTCGCCGCCGACCGTGCCGAGCGGCTCGTCGTGCTGAAGGACGGCCGGATCGTGGAGCAGGGTGCGAGCGCCGATGTGCTCGCGGCGCCGGCCGACGCCTACACCAAGCAGCTCCTCGCCGATGCTCCGGCGTTCGCGACGGGGTTCCGCCGGCCGGACGCCCCGCCGTTCCTGCGCGATGCGGCCGCGGTCGCTGCGGAGAATCCCTACGCGATCGTGGCCGAGGGACTCGTGAAGGAGTTCCGGGTCGGTGGACGCGAGCGCTTCCGCGCCGTCGACGACGTGTCGTTCCGCGTGCGCAAGGGCACCACGCACGCGCTCGTGGGGGAGTCCGGGTCGGGCAAGACCACGACCGCCCGGCTGGTCACCCGCTTCCAGCAGCCGGATGCCGGCACGATCGAGGTCGCGGGGGCCGGCGTGACAAGTGCGTCGCGCGAGCAGCTGCGTGCATTGCGTCGTCGTATCCAGCTGGTCTACCAGAACCCCTTCGCGTCGCTCGATCCGCGCCAGCAGATCGTCGACATCGTCGCAGAGCCGCTGCGGAACTTCCGCCAGGGCTCGCGGTCCGACCAGCGTGCACGGGCGCTCGCGCTGATCGACCGGGTGTCGCTTCCCGCCGACGTCGCACGACGCACTCCGCAGGAGCTGTCCGGCGGGCAGCGGCAGCGCGTGGCGATCGCCCGTGCCCTCGCGATCGACCCGGAGATCGTCGTGCTCGACGAGGCGGTCTCCGCTCTCGACGTGACCGTGCAGGCCCGCATCCTCGAGCTGCTCACCTCGCTGCAGGCCGAGCTCGGACTCACCTACCTGTTCATCTCGCACGACCTCGCGGTGGTGCGCCGGATCAGCCACACGGTCTCGGTGATGCGCCGTGGTCGGATCGTCGAGGAGGGCCCGACCGAAGAGCTGTTCCACGACCCCCAACACGACTACACCCGGGAGCTGCTGGCCGCGGTGCCCGGTCGAACGGAGATCCCCGCATGA
- a CDS encoding ABC transporter permease → MTVPVLTTLPVPVNPEPETDAVAPASVRPGTPLRALPWGLYLAISVVVLAVLWAVIPGVFAPADPLTGAPADKLLPPSAAHWFGTDTLGRDLFGRVVHGAVHSLSGALIAVTVGLGLGTLIGAVAGAVGGILDDVLMRIVDVLLAIPGLLLSLSVIILLGFGTVNAALAVGLGSVAAFARLMRAEVARVRRTEYVEAAYGSGATFFAVLRRHVLPNSLTPIVALAALQFGTAILAISTLGFLGYGAPPPTPEWGLLIAEGRNYIGTAWWLTALPGLVVVAVVLSANRISHRLGRNTR, encoded by the coding sequence ATGACCGTCCCCGTTCTCACCACGCTTCCCGTCCCGGTCAACCCCGAGCCCGAGACGGATGCCGTCGCTCCGGCATCCGTCCGCCCCGGCACGCCGCTCCGGGCGCTGCCGTGGGGCCTGTACCTGGCGATCTCGGTCGTCGTGCTGGCCGTGCTCTGGGCCGTGATCCCCGGAGTCTTCGCCCCGGCCGATCCGCTCACCGGTGCGCCGGCCGACAAGCTGCTGCCGCCGAGCGCCGCCCACTGGTTCGGCACGGACACGCTCGGCCGCGATCTGTTCGGCCGCGTAGTCCACGGCGCGGTGCACTCGCTCTCCGGCGCGCTCATCGCCGTGACCGTGGGCCTCGGCCTCGGCACGCTGATCGGCGCGGTTGCCGGTGCCGTCGGCGGCATCCTCGACGACGTGCTGATGCGGATCGTCGATGTGCTGCTCGCGATCCCCGGCCTGCTGCTGTCGCTCTCGGTGATCATCCTGCTCGGCTTCGGCACCGTGAACGCCGCGCTCGCGGTCGGTCTCGGCAGCGTCGCGGCCTTCGCGCGCCTGATGCGCGCCGAGGTCGCCCGGGTGCGGCGCACCGAGTACGTCGAGGCCGCGTACGGCAGTGGGGCGACCTTCTTCGCCGTGCTCCGCCGGCACGTGCTCCCGAACTCGCTCACCCCGATCGTCGCGCTCGCCGCCCTGCAGTTCGGCACCGCGATCCTCGCGATCTCGACGCTCGGGTTCCTCGGCTACGGCGCGCCGCCGCCCACGCCCGAATGGGGCCTTCTGATCGCCGAGGGGCGCAACTACATCGGGACGGCGTGGTGGCTCACGGCCCTCCCCGGTCTCGTCGTCGTCGCGGTGGTGCTCAGCGCCAACCGCATCAGCCACCGACTCGGAAGGAACACCCGATGA
- a CDS encoding TIGR04028 family ABC transporter substrate-binding protein: MNRRLIRAAAVALPLVLATSLAACASSPAPANAPAEGSDPVTGGTLTYLEHQTYTNLYPPQAGFYPNGGVVNNIAARLTWQNPESLDIEPWIASDWTVNDDATEYTFNLKPDVTFSDGTPLDAAAVAKNFDTYGLGVADRGLTISEAINNYASSEVVDEDTVTFRFSAPAPGFLQATSTINSGLLSPATLDGTIEDFGAGNAEEIIGSGPFTVTDEKLGTEYTLTARDDYAWAPESAENQGRPYVDAVHVLVTPEDSVRIGSLIAGQADYVRYVQAFDEDRVESAGFTLYAPQTRGVNNAISLRPSNPLLTDIRVRQALVAAVDAQEVVDTLFTENYPVATSVLSSEALGYKDESEHYAFDPDKAEKLLDDAGWKPGSDGIREKDGERLSFTVYEAKPQPLSKQTLELVAQQLAKVGVELSVKPGDAGSAAADNRDPLKTGFYHSMVGRADLDVIKSQYFTKNRDTLISNDAELDALLLAVASEPDPDKRVAASQAVQDYIAEQAYVIPLFEEPQVYGAATYVQGVAFESVGRPTFSGVWLAEH; this comes from the coding sequence ATGAACCGCCGTCTCATCCGTGCAGCCGCCGTGGCGCTCCCGCTCGTCCTCGCGACGAGCCTCGCCGCCTGCGCCTCCTCGCCGGCACCGGCCAACGCGCCGGCCGAGGGGAGCGACCCCGTCACCGGCGGCACCCTCACCTACCTCGAGCACCAGACGTACACCAACCTGTACCCGCCGCAGGCCGGCTTCTACCCCAACGGCGGCGTCGTCAACAACATCGCCGCCCGCCTCACCTGGCAGAACCCGGAGTCGCTCGACATCGAGCCGTGGATCGCCTCCGACTGGACCGTGAACGACGACGCGACCGAGTACACGTTCAATCTGAAGCCCGACGTCACGTTCTCCGACGGCACCCCGCTCGATGCCGCGGCCGTGGCGAAGAACTTCGACACGTACGGGCTCGGCGTCGCCGACCGAGGGCTCACGATCTCCGAAGCGATCAACAACTACGCCAGCAGCGAGGTCGTCGACGAGGACACGGTCACGTTCCGCTTCTCGGCTCCGGCACCCGGTTTCCTGCAGGCGACCTCGACCATCAACTCGGGCCTCCTCTCGCCCGCGACGCTGGACGGCACGATCGAGGACTTCGGCGCCGGCAACGCGGAGGAGATCATCGGCTCCGGCCCCTTCACCGTGACCGACGAGAAGCTGGGCACCGAGTACACGCTCACGGCGCGCGACGACTACGCGTGGGCGCCGGAGAGCGCGGAGAACCAGGGGCGTCCGTACGTCGACGCCGTGCACGTGCTCGTCACGCCCGAGGACTCGGTGCGCATCGGCTCGCTGATCGCCGGACAGGCCGACTACGTGCGGTACGTGCAGGCCTTCGACGAGGACCGTGTCGAGAGTGCGGGCTTCACCCTCTACGCCCCGCAGACCCGCGGCGTGAACAACGCGATCAGCCTGCGTCCGAGCAACCCGCTCCTCACCGACATCCGCGTCCGCCAGGCGCTGGTCGCCGCGGTCGACGCGCAGGAGGTCGTCGACACGCTCTTCACCGAGAACTATCCGGTCGCGACCTCGGTCCTCTCGTCCGAGGCCCTCGGCTACAAGGACGAGTCCGAGCACTACGCGTTCGATCCCGACAAGGCCGAGAAGCTCCTCGACGATGCGGGATGGAAGCCGGGATCCGACGGAATCCGCGAGAAGGACGGCGAGCGCCTCTCCTTCACGGTGTACGAGGCGAAGCCGCAGCCCCTCTCGAAGCAGACCCTGGAGCTCGTCGCGCAGCAGCTGGCGAAGGTCGGTGTCGAGCTGAGCGTCAAGCCGGGAGACGCCGGAAGCGCCGCCGCCGATAACCGCGACCCGCTCAAGACCGGCTTCTACCACTCCATGGTCGGACGCGCCGACCTCGACGTGATCAAGAGCCAGTACTTCACGAAGAACCGCGACACGCTCATCTCGAACGACGCCGAGCTCGACGCTCTGCTGCTCGCCGTGGCATCCGAGCCCGACCCCGACAAGCGCGTCGCCGCCTCCCAGGCCGTGCAGGACTACATCGCCGAGCAGGCGTACGTGATCCCGCTGTTCGAGGAGCCGCAGGTGTACGGCGCGGCGACCTACGTGCAGGGCGTGGCCTTCGAGTCGGTGGGTCGTCCGACCTTCTCCGGCGTGTGGCTCGCCGAGCACTGA
- a CDS encoding NtaA/DmoA family FMN-dependent monooxygenase (This protein belongs to a clade of FMN-dependent monooxygenases, within a broader family of flavin-dependent oxidoreductases, the luciferase-like monooxygenase (LMM) family, some of whose members use coenzyme F420 rather than FMN.), giving the protein MTEPLIIGAMVRTLGAYPSGWRQPGAHRDPAADADILRRIAREGEDAGLDYLFFGDWLATGPDLEFRDPYLLARIDPVSAVLFLAGITSRIGLIATVNTTYADPYSTARSLASLDVLTRGRAGVNLVTGAEPRAAGNHGRDAHADNETRYDRAEEFVTALRRLWDSWSDDAWIADAARGVLIDPEGLRAADLVGERVRVTGPLNVARPPQGQIPIVHAGTSPRSRALAATQADLALIAAPNLADAIATRAGLRDIAAESGRSPDEVKVIAPVLPVVADTDAEAHRIVERLLALVPLAEGHQTTRTAFPPNRTVDALADTLGVAADDPLRAAAFDQPVTADDAARLGEVGAALVERVSRIAGVGVSAGDPLTWRHLVAAHAVPAAFVVGDARTIADHFETWRDEGAADGFNVLSAFQPAQFEAFTRIAAPELRRRGLLAPDADRSGETLRDRLRVTSRVDA; this is encoded by the coding sequence ATGACGGAACCTCTCATCATCGGCGCCATGGTGCGCACGCTCGGCGCGTACCCGTCGGGGTGGCGGCAGCCGGGCGCTCATCGCGATCCGGCGGCCGATGCCGACATCCTCCGCCGCATCGCGCGGGAGGGAGAGGACGCTGGACTCGACTACCTCTTCTTCGGAGACTGGCTGGCGACCGGGCCCGACCTGGAGTTCCGCGATCCGTACCTGCTCGCTCGGATCGATCCGGTCAGCGCCGTGCTGTTCCTCGCCGGCATCACGTCGCGGATCGGACTCATCGCCACGGTCAACACGACCTACGCCGACCCGTACTCGACCGCGCGGTCGCTCGCGTCGCTCGACGTGCTCACGCGGGGCCGCGCCGGCGTCAATCTGGTGACCGGCGCCGAGCCGCGCGCCGCGGGCAACCACGGCCGCGACGCGCACGCCGACAACGAGACGCGCTACGACCGCGCCGAGGAGTTCGTCACGGCGCTGCGGCGACTCTGGGACTCCTGGAGCGACGACGCCTGGATCGCGGATGCCGCGCGCGGCGTGCTCATCGACCCGGAGGGCCTTCGAGCCGCCGACCTCGTGGGCGAGCGGGTGCGGGTCACCGGTCCGCTGAACGTCGCCCGCCCGCCGCAGGGGCAGATCCCGATCGTGCACGCCGGCACCTCGCCCCGATCGCGCGCGCTCGCGGCCACCCAGGCCGACCTCGCTCTCATCGCCGCGCCGAACCTCGCAGATGCGATCGCCACACGAGCGGGGCTGCGTGACATCGCCGCGGAGTCCGGGCGCTCGCCGGACGAGGTGAAGGTGATCGCGCCCGTGCTCCCGGTCGTCGCCGACACGGATGCCGAGGCGCACCGCATCGTGGAGCGCCTGCTGGCACTCGTGCCGCTCGCGGAAGGGCATCAGACCACGCGCACGGCGTTCCCGCCGAACCGGACCGTCGATGCGCTCGCCGACACGCTGGGTGTCGCCGCCGACGATCCGCTCCGCGCGGCCGCCTTCGACCAGCCCGTGACCGCCGACGACGCCGCGCGGCTGGGGGAGGTCGGTGCGGCCCTCGTCGAGAGGGTGTCGCGCATCGCCGGCGTCGGCGTCTCCGCCGGAGACCCGCTCACCTGGCGGCACCTCGTCGCCGCGCACGCCGTGCCGGCCGCCTTCGTGGTGGGCGACGCGCGCACGATCGCCGATCACTTCGAGACCTGGCGCGACGAGGGAGCGGCTGACGGATTCAATGTGCTGTCGGCCTTCCAGCCCGCCCAGTTCGAGGCGTTCACGCGCATCGCGGCCCCGGAACTGCGGCGCCGCGGCCTGCTCGCTCCGGACGCCGACCGGTCCGGCGAGACCCTTCGCGATCGCCTGCGTGTGACCTCCCGTGTCGACGCATGA
- a CDS encoding ABC transporter permease, whose protein sequence is MSFVLRRAGQAAIVLIAAFTATFFLLQLLPGDAILIKFSDPSLGLSPDQLDSIRATYGADLPWWEQYVHAGLGFLAGDFGYSTQFGTPVLTMLGEALPSTLLLAFLGLVVALVIAVLVAGLSSLARFAWLRDGLRQIPGLFVAVPVFWLGILLIQVFSFGLGWVPIVGADPVSGLILPVLTLAVPISAPLAQVLVRSIDQVQAQPFITVVRAKGAPPVWVLTRSVARNAAVPTLTIAGVLFGELVGGAVVTETVFGRTGVGRLTEQAVANQDIPVLQGVVLLSALGFVLISFAVDLVTPLIDPRQRNVARATVPRALQEAPA, encoded by the coding sequence ATGAGCTTCGTCCTCCGACGAGCCGGGCAGGCCGCGATCGTTCTGATCGCGGCCTTCACGGCCACCTTCTTCCTGCTGCAGCTGCTGCCGGGCGATGCGATCCTGATCAAGTTCTCGGACCCGAGCCTCGGGCTCTCACCCGATCAGCTCGACAGCATCCGCGCGACCTACGGCGCCGACCTGCCGTGGTGGGAGCAGTACGTGCACGCGGGGCTGGGCTTCCTGGCCGGGGACTTCGGCTACTCGACGCAGTTCGGGACCCCCGTGCTCACGATGCTGGGCGAGGCGCTGCCGTCGACGCTCCTGCTGGCCTTCCTGGGCCTGGTCGTGGCGCTGGTGATCGCGGTCCTCGTCGCCGGGCTCTCGTCGCTCGCGCGCTTCGCGTGGCTGCGCGACGGTCTGCGTCAGATCCCCGGACTGTTCGTGGCCGTTCCGGTCTTCTGGCTCGGGATCCTGCTCATCCAGGTGTTCTCCTTCGGCCTCGGATGGGTGCCGATCGTCGGCGCCGACCCGGTGTCGGGCCTCATCCTCCCGGTGCTCACGCTCGCCGTGCCGATCTCGGCGCCGCTGGCGCAGGTGCTCGTGCGCAGCATCGATCAGGTGCAGGCCCAGCCGTTCATCACGGTCGTGCGGGCCAAAGGGGCGCCTCCCGTCTGGGTGCTCACCCGCTCGGTCGCCCGGAACGCGGCGGTGCCGACCCTCACGATCGCGGGTGTGCTGTTCGGCGAGCTCGTCGGCGGCGCCGTGGTGACGGAGACCGTGTTCGGTCGCACCGGCGTCGGACGGCTCACCGAGCAGGCCGTCGCGAACCAGGACATCCCGGTACTGCAGGGCGTCGTGCTGCTGTCGGCCCTCGGCTTCGTGCTCATCAGCTTCGCCGTCGATCTCGTGACGCCGCTCATCGACCCGCGTCAGCGGAACGTCGCGAGGGCGACCGTGCCCCGCGCACTCCAGGAGGCCCCGGCATGA
- a CDS encoding putative FMN-dependent luciferase-like monooxygenase — MTAPTVAFFTRLLDDAAPAERYALAAAQIQLAESVGIGRAWVAQHHFRAAEGGLPSPLVLLANIAARTTRIRLGTGVITLPLEDPVRVAEDAVVADLLSDGRLDLGLGSGGTPSSFVPFGEDVRDKAPTYDRKLAVLLDALTARDIGAGNTLYPDAADLADRIWQATFSAPGGHRAGVHGHGLLLSRTQPRRDDALHAPLAALQDPIIDAYLEALPDGATPRITASRTVFVADDRAEALRFAEVGLRRAAEGFRRQGQTIPGDSIDELIVALDTHLGTPEEVAESLAADSTLARATEVAFQVHSVDAPHDHVLRSIELFAEQVAPALGYALTDTIKEKA; from the coding sequence ATGACCGCCCCCACCGTCGCCTTCTTCACCCGCCTGCTCGACGACGCGGCGCCCGCCGAGCGCTACGCCCTCGCAGCTGCGCAGATCCAGCTGGCCGAGAGCGTCGGCATCGGACGAGCGTGGGTCGCGCAGCACCACTTCCGCGCGGCGGAGGGCGGTCTTCCCTCGCCCCTGGTGCTCCTGGCGAATATCGCGGCGCGCACCACGCGCATCCGCCTGGGGACGGGCGTCATCACCCTGCCGCTGGAGGATCCGGTGCGCGTCGCCGAGGACGCGGTGGTCGCCGACCTGCTGTCCGACGGGCGGCTCGACCTGGGGTTGGGCAGCGGCGGCACCCCGTCGTCGTTCGTGCCGTTCGGCGAGGACGTGCGCGACAAGGCGCCGACCTACGACCGCAAGCTCGCCGTGCTGCTCGACGCCCTGACCGCTCGCGACATCGGCGCGGGCAACACGCTCTATCCGGATGCCGCTGACCTCGCCGACCGCATCTGGCAGGCGACATTCTCGGCGCCGGGCGGCCATCGCGCCGGCGTCCACGGGCACGGACTGCTGCTGTCCCGTACTCAGCCCCGCCGCGACGACGCGCTGCACGCGCCGCTCGCCGCCCTGCAGGATCCGATCATCGACGCGTACCTCGAGGCTCTGCCCGACGGTGCGACGCCGCGGATCACGGCCTCCCGCACCGTGTTCGTCGCCGACGACCGCGCCGAGGCTCTGCGCTTCGCGGAGGTCGGACTGCGGCGCGCGGCCGAGGGGTTCCGGCGACAGGGCCAGACGATCCCCGGTGACAGCATCGACGAGCTGATCGTCGCCCTCGACACGCACCTCGGCACGCCGGAGGAGGTCGCGGAGTCGCTCGCCGCCGACTCCACCCTCGCCCGCGCGACGGAGGTCGCGTTCCAGGTGCATTCGGTCGACGCCCCGCATGACCACGTGCTGCGCTCGATCGAGCTCTTCGCCGAGCAGGTCGCGCCCGCGCTCGGCTACGCACTCACCGACACCATCAAGGAGAAGGCATGA
- a CDS encoding CMD domain protein: MTHDIVDQIAGVTPELDALRRRRPVTREQLQASFDALFRPVSEEHASQAERELIAAFATRLAGSSDATGTFYADRALAADADGAAVVLAEASDAAVEGPFGAYTERGLQGESTEGERYAPSDAAAEALGDRLAAALAHTHLLVFRPREASAADISRLLDAGWSADGIITLSQLVSFLAFQQRVITGLRVLAAAGLASTAQTDSEEEAA, from the coding sequence ATGACCCACGACATCGTCGATCAGATCGCGGGGGTGACGCCCGAGCTCGATGCCCTGCGGCGTCGTCGCCCCGTCACCAGGGAGCAGCTGCAGGCGAGCTTCGACGCGCTGTTCCGTCCGGTCTCGGAGGAGCACGCATCGCAGGCGGAGCGGGAGCTCATCGCCGCGTTCGCCACGCGGCTCGCCGGCAGCTCCGACGCGACCGGCACGTTCTACGCCGACCGCGCGCTCGCCGCCGACGCAGATGGTGCGGCGGTCGTGCTGGCCGAGGCGTCGGACGCTGCGGTCGAAGGACCGTTCGGCGCATACACCGAACGCGGACTGCAGGGCGAGAGCACCGAGGGGGAGCGCTACGCGCCGTCGGATGCCGCCGCCGAGGCTCTCGGAGACCGGCTCGCCGCCGCACTGGCGCACACGCACCTGCTGGTGTTCCGTCCGCGGGAGGCGTCGGCGGCGGACATCAGTCGACTGCTCGACGCCGGATGGTCGGCCGACGGCATCATCACGCTGTCGCAGCTCGTGTCGTTCCTGGCGTTCCAGCAGCGGGTCATCACCGGTCTCCGGGTGCTCGCTGCCGCCGGTCTCGCGTCGACCGCGCAGACCGATTCCGAGGAGGAAGCAGCATGA
- a CDS encoding NYN domain-containing protein: MAEPTNARVAVYLDFDNIVISWYDRVHGRNAYGKDRQRITENPNDPDVVERLSRAMIEVGAIIDYAASFGTLVLTRAYADWSSPVNAEYRSQLVARAVDLVQLFPAAAYAKNGADIRLAVDAVEDMFRLPDLTHVVIVAGDSDYVPLAQRCKRLGRYVIGVGVAGSTAKSLAAACDEFEAYDSLPGVVRPTKPVAPVVTAPTTDAAEPAAETPADAPKAKAPRRAKSKATAKVEEPKLDEQGEATQLLERALRLGHDKTDADEWLHSSAVKTHMRRMDPSFSEKALGYRSFSDFLKSRDEIAELEETGHERLVKLREQ, translated from the coding sequence ATGGCTGAGCCCACGAACGCCCGCGTCGCGGTCTACCTGGACTTCGACAACATCGTCATCTCCTGGTACGACCGCGTCCATGGACGCAACGCCTATGGCAAGGACCGCCAGCGGATCACCGAGAACCCGAACGATCCCGACGTCGTCGAACGGCTGAGCCGGGCGATGATCGAGGTCGGCGCGATCATCGACTACGCCGCCTCATTCGGCACCCTGGTGCTCACGCGGGCCTACGCGGACTGGTCATCGCCGGTGAACGCGGAGTACCGCTCCCAGCTCGTGGCCCGTGCTGTCGACCTCGTGCAGCTGTTCCCCGCGGCGGCGTACGCCAAGAACGGCGCCGACATCCGGCTCGCGGTCGATGCCGTCGAGGACATGTTCCGCCTCCCCGACCTGACGCACGTCGTGATCGTGGCGGGCGACAGCGACTATGTGCCGCTGGCGCAGCGGTGCAAGCGGCTCGGGCGCTACGTGATCGGGGTCGGCGTCGCGGGCTCCACCGCCAAGTCGCTGGCCGCGGCCTGCGACGAGTTCGAGGCCTACGACTCGCTCCCCGGCGTCGTGCGTCCGACGAAGCCTGTCGCGCCGGTCGTGACGGCGCCGACGACGGATGCCGCCGAGCCGGCCGCCGAGACCCCGGCAGACGCTCCCAAGGCCAAGGCGCCCCGGAGGGCCAAGTCCAAGGCGACGGCGAAGGTCGAGGAGCCGAAGCTCGACGAACAGGGCGAGGCGACGCAGCTGCTGGAACGCGCGCTGCGGCTCGGTCACGACAAGACCGACGCCGACGAGTGGCTGCACAGCTCGGCGGTCAAGACGCACATGCGACGCATGGATCCGTCGTTCAGCGAGAAGGCTCTCGGCTACCGGTCGTTCTCCGACTTCCTCAAGTCCCGCGACGAGATCGCGGAGCTCGAGGAGACCGGCCACGAGCGTCTGGTCAAGCTGCGCGAGCAGTAG
- a CDS encoding Gfo/Idh/MocA family protein: MTGLRWGILATGGIAASFASDLRTAGLDLVAVGSRSQESADAFAARFDIPHAHASYEALVADPDVDIIYVGTPHPMHHENARLALEHGKHVIAEKAFTLNRAEAEDLQRLAAEKGLLVTEAMWTRYLPHMVRIREIIAAGTLGEIRVVSADHTQLLPTDPAHRLNDLELGGGALLDLGIYPISFVYDILGAPTEVRAVGRLIETGADAEVATVMTHEGGAISTTLSSSRGAGPNAASIVGTAARIDIDRVWYSPTSFRVVLPDGTVQEEYVSEVEGRGMQYQALNAERLVREGILEGDILPIAETVAIMGTLDEIRSQIGVRYPREEADHG; encoded by the coding sequence ATGACTGGTCTTCGTTGGGGAATCCTCGCGACCGGCGGCATCGCCGCCTCGTTCGCATCCGATCTACGCACCGCAGGACTCGACTTGGTGGCCGTCGGTTCGCGCTCGCAGGAATCGGCGGATGCCTTCGCCGCCCGCTTCGACATCCCCCACGCGCACGCGTCGTACGAGGCGCTCGTCGCCGACCCGGATGTCGACATCATCTACGTCGGGACCCCGCACCCGATGCACCACGAGAACGCCCGTCTCGCACTCGAGCACGGCAAGCACGTGATCGCTGAGAAGGCCTTCACGCTGAACCGCGCCGAGGCGGAGGACCTGCAGCGGCTCGCCGCCGAGAAGGGCCTGCTGGTGACCGAGGCGATGTGGACGCGGTATCTGCCGCACATGGTCCGCATCCGCGAGATCATCGCCGCCGGCACGTTGGGTGAGATCCGCGTCGTGAGCGCCGACCACACCCAGCTGCTCCCGACCGACCCGGCGCACCGGCTCAACGACCTCGAGCTGGGCGGCGGCGCGCTGCTCGATCTCGGCATCTACCCGATCTCGTTCGTGTACGACATCCTCGGCGCCCCCACCGAGGTGCGCGCCGTCGGGCGCCTCATCGAGACCGGAGCCGACGCCGAGGTCGCGACGGTCATGACGCACGAGGGCGGCGCGATCTCGACCACGCTGTCGTCCTCCCGCGGCGCCGGACCGAACGCCGCGAGCATCGTCGGCACTGCGGCCCGCATCGACATCGATCGCGTCTGGTATTCGCCCACCTCGTTCCGCGTCGTCCTTCCGGACGGCACCGTCCAGGAGGAGTACGTCTCCGAGGTCGAGGGGCGCGGCATGCAGTATCAGGCGCTGAACGCCGAGCGCCTCGTGCGCGAGGGCATCCTCGAGGGGGACATCCTGCCGATCGCCGAGACCGTGGCGATCATGGGCACCCTCGACGAGATCCGCTCGCAGATCGGGGTGCGCTACCCGCGCGAGGAGGCCGACCATGGCTGA